A region from the Aphis gossypii isolate Hap1 chromosome 1, ASM2018417v2, whole genome shotgun sequence genome encodes:
- the LOC114124064 gene encoding protein masquerade, with product MARSGLVAPLVQLLLCAAALRPAMVSGQDADSLASSFFSGLLDTITSTADSKDCPGVCVHTLATLICYEVLENVKCPSPTMRCCVEPPPLPANGTVAAVNKVDQTTPTTVSSARPQAVSSSSQQQRPAVNSSSADNPGIVCPGVCVAERIADYCEAVLNVTEMCKTGLRCCVSKDAFAGAEHLVVLDRNSTRISLNNAPHRPPPPPSTTTTAATTTAAADTSASAAAPPPGSKQCRGECVSGLFALFCDDVDADAYCPGDDSSCCVTAPADGGQSGQQQQPPPPPPPPRPAQPPKQQSTKPSTAATTAAGPPLPKCPGFCLLNLMAAFCERPSVLVSYTSTCKRGSVCCDNTKAAAPSPAHQTQRPKPRPPAPTTTTVATPPAPPDGRPECPGSCIVPYLSFTCFRNAEMTDVFKCRKPGTQCCASKTQIREVVEQKTGVINQGPNSPSQSTPQTYGGFTHRNDTIPPFRPHVPSSLQVYTPSPVDYSANPTVSTLTTSNPVPSKPSTYSKYVCGVKGTSRTRTSRVVGGEDAEAAEWCWQVALINSLNQYLCGGALIGTQWVLTAAHCVTNIVRSGDAIYVRVGDHDLTRKYGSPGAQTLRVATTYIHHNHNSQTLDNDIALLKLHGQAELKDGVCLVCLPARGVSHAAGKRCTVTGYGYMGEAGPIPLRIREAEIPVVSDTECIRKINAVTEKIFILPASSFCAGGEAGNDACQGDGGGPLVCQDDGFFELAGLVSGVLDAAE from the exons ATGGCCCGATCCGGGTTAGTGGCGCCTCTCGTCCAGTTGCTGCTGTGCGCGGCCGCTCTGCGACCGGCGATGGTCAGCGGCCAGGACGCAGACTCGCTGGCCAGTAGTTTTTTCTCAG GTTTACTGGACACTATCACTAGTACGGCAGACAGCAAAGACTGTCCGGGCGTATGCGTACACACGCTGGCCACACTCATATGCTACGAAGTGTTGGAGAACGTCAAATGTCCTAGCCCGACGATGCGGTGCTGTGTGGAACCTCCCCCGCTGCCAGCCAACGGCACAGTGGCCGCCGTCAACAAGGTGGACCAAACCACACCGACCACAGTGTCCAGCGCCCGTCCACAAGCG gtCTCTTCTAGCAGCCAACAGCAGAGGCCGGCTGTTAACTCGTCGTCCGCGGACAATCCGG GGATCGTGTGTCCGGGAGTGTGCGTGGCCGAAAGGATAGCGGACTACTGCGAGGCCGTTCTGAACGTGACGGAAATGTGCAAGACGGGTCTGCGGTGTTGCGTGTCCAAGGACGCGTTCGCCGGCGCCGAACATCTGGTCGTGTTGGACAGGAACTCGACCAGGATCAGTTTGAACAACGCCCCACACCGGCCGCCACCACCGCCGTCCACCACCACGacggcggcgacgacgacggcggccGCGGATACCTCAGCGTCTGCGGCCGCGCCCCCGCCCGGCAGCAAACAGTGTCGCGGCGAATGCGTCAGCGGGCTGTTCGCGCTGTTCTGCGATGACGTGGACGCCGACGCCTACTGTCCCGGCGACGACAGCAGCTGTTGCGTCACCGCGCCCGCCGACGGCGGACAGTCGGGCCAGCAGCAGcagccgccgccaccgccgccgccgccgcgtccCGCCCAGCCGCCCAAACAACAGTCGACCAAGCCGTCCACCGCGGCCACCACGGCCGCGGGACCGCCGTTGCCCAAGTGTCCGGGCTTCTGTCTGCTCAACCTGATGGCCGCTTTCTGCGAACGGCCGTCGGTGTTGGTCTCGTACACGTCCACGTGCAAACGCGGCTCGGTGTGTTGCGACAACACCAAAGCGGCCGCCCCGTCGCCGGCGCACCAGACGCAAAGGCCCAAGCCCCGGCCACCCGCGCCGACCACCACGACGGTGGCCACGCCGCCTGCGCCGCCCGACGGACGTCCCGAGTGCCCGGGATCGTGCATTGTCCCTTACTTGTCGTTCACTTGTTTCA GAAACGCCGAAATGACGGACGTGTTCAAATGCCGAAAACCGGGGACGCAGTGTTGTGCTTCAAAAACTCAAATCCGTGAAGTTGTCGAACAGAAGACCGGTGTCATCAACCAAGGGCCCAATTCGCCGTCACAATCTACGCCGCAAACCTATGGCGGATTTACGCACAGAAACGACACCATACCGCCGTTTAGGCCGCACGTGCCCAGTTCGTTGCAAGTATACACTCCGTCGCCAG TCGATTACTCGGCAAATCCTACAGTGTCCACGCTGACCACGTCAAATCCTGTACCTTCCAAACCGTCGACGTATAGCAAGTACGTATGTGGGGTAAAGGGAACGTCTAGGACGCGGACGTCAAGAGTAGTTGGTGGCGAAGACGCGGAAGCGGCCGAGTGGTGTTGGCAAGTGGCGTTGATAAACTCCTTAAACCAATACCTATGCGGTGGAGCATTAATCGGCACTCAGTGGGTGTTGACCGCTGCGCATTGCGTGACAAA TATTGTAAGGTCCGGCGACGCAATTTACGTGCGCGTGGGCGATCACGATTTGACCAGAAAATACGGAAGTCCGGGTGCCCAGACGCTCCGAGTGGCCACCACGTACATCCACCACAACCACAATTCTCAGACTCTGGACAACGACATCGCCTTGCTCAAGCTCCACGGTCAAGCCGAGCTCAAGGATGGCGTGTGCCTGGTGTGCCTTCCGGCAAGGGGTGTCAGTCATGCAGCTGGCAAACGATGCACGGTCACAGGATACGGATATATGGGCGAGGCTGGTCCGATACCGTTGCGTATTCGAGAGGCCGAGATACCGGTGGTCAGCGACACAGAGTGTATCCGCAAGATAAACGCAGTCACCGAGAAGATATTTATACTTCCAGCCAGTAGCTTTTGCGCCGGTGGTGAGGCCGGAAACGACGCCTGTCAG ggAGATGGCGGTGGTCCTCTTGTGTGTCAAGACGACGGATTTTTCGAATTGGCTGGATTGGTATCTGGGGTTTTGGATGCGGCAGAATAG
- the LOC114124087 gene encoding 40S ribosomal protein S27 has translation MPLAKDLLHPTAIEERRKHKLKRLVQHPNSFFMDVKCPGCYKITTVFSHAQSVVICTGCSTILCQPTGGRARLTEGCSFRKKAY, from the exons ATGCCT TTAGCTAAAGATTTGCTTCATCCTACTGCCATTGAAGAACGCAGGAAACACAAGTTGAAGCGCCTTGTTCAACACCCAAACTCTTTCTTTATGGATGTCAAATGCCCtggatgttataaaattacaactgTATTCAGTCACGCTCAGAGCGTAGTTATATGCACCGGATGTTCCACAATTTTATGTCAACCCACTGGAGGACGAGCTAGACTAACTGaag GTTGTTCTTTCAGGAAGAAAGCTTATTAA